The Leucobacter chromiiresistens nucleotide sequence CCAGCGCGGCTACCGGCCCGTCATCGAGTGGACGCTGCGCCGGCCCGCGATCACGCTGCTCATCGCCGTCGTCGTGTTCAGCGGCACCGTCGCGGCGAGCCCCCTCATGAAGACGAGCTTCCTCGGATCCGACGAGCAGAACTCCGTCGGGCTCGTGCAGAGCCTCGCCCCCGGCACGAGCCTCGACGCGCAGCTGGCGCAGGCCGAGAGCGTCGAGCAGGCGCTGAACGACGTGCCGGCGATCGAGAGCGTGCAGGTGACGATCGGCAGCGCGGGCGGCGCCGCCGCGCTCTTCGGGGGCGGCGGCGACGGCACGGTGAACTACTCGATCACCACCGACCCCGACGCCGATCAGGCGCAGGCGCAGGACGACATCCGCGACGCCGTCGACCAGCTGGAGGGCGCCGGGGAGTTCTCCATCGGGCAGTCGGGCGGCGGGGTGACCTCGTCGAGCGCGATCGAGGTCGACGTCACGGCTCCCGATCAGGAGACGCTCGCGCAGGCGAGCGACGCCGTGGTCGCCGCGCTGCAGGACGAGCCGAGTCTGCAGCAGGTCGAGAGCGATCTCGGGCAGTCGCGCGAGTTCCTGCGCATCGCCGTCGACCGTGGGCGCGCCGCCGAACTCGGCCTCAGCGAGGCCGGCGTCGCGGGGCAGGTCACGCAGCAGATGCAGCCCGCGCAGATCGGGCAGATCTCGATGGACGCCACGACGGTCTCGGTGTACCTCGCGAACGCCACCGCCCCGACCGACCAGGCCGGTGTCGCGGCGCTGCCGATCCAGACCGCGACGGGCTCGCAGCCGCTGAGCAGCCTCGCCGCCGTCGAGGTCGCCGACGGGCCGGTGACGGTGCGCACGGCCGACGGGGTGCGATCCGTCACCGTCTCCGCGCTGCCGAAGGGCGACGACCTCGGCACCGCGAGCGCCGAGGTGACCGCCGCCCTCGAATCGCTCGAGCTGCCCGACGGGGCGAGCGCGAGCGTCGGCGGGGTGCTGTCGCAGCAGGCCGACGCATTCCAGCAGCTCGGCATCGCGCTGCTCGCCGCCATTCTCATCGTCTACGTCGTGATGGTCGCGACTTTCCGCAGTCTGCTGCAGCCGCTGCTGCTGCTCATCTCGGTGCCGTTCGCCGCCACCGGGGCGATCCTGCTGCTCATCGTCACCGGGATCCCGCTCGGCGTCGCCTCGCTCATCGGCGTGCTGATGCTCATCGGCATCGTCGTGACGAACGCGATCGTGCTCATCGACCTCGTGAATCAGTACCGGATGCGCGGGGACGCGCTGCGCGACGCCGTGCTGCACGGATCCCTGCAGCGACTCCGGCCGATCGTGATGACGGCGCTCGCCACCATTCTCGCGCTCACGCCGATGGCGCTCGGCATCACCGGCAAGGGCGGCTTCATCTCGCAGCCGCTCGCCGTCGTCGTGATCGGCGGACTGCTGTCGTCGACGGTGCTGACCCTCGTCGTGCTCCCCACCCTCTACTACCTCGTGGAGCGCCGCCGCGAGGGCGGCCCGAAGCGGGGCGGCCCGGTGCGTCGTCGGCGCAGCCCGAGGCCCGACGCGGGGCCCGCGCTCGCGGGTGCCGGCGCCGGTGCTGTCACGGGTGCGGGCCTCGGTGCGGGTACGGGCGCTGCATCGGGATCGGGCGCTGCAGCGGGTGCCGTTTCCGCGGCGGGCGCGGGCTCCGTCTTCGGAGTGCGCCGCAGGCGCGGCGCCGGAGCGGCCGGCGACGCCCGCGCCCACGCGGAGACCGACGTGGACTCGGTGGGCGCCGCGCATGCCACCCATGCCGCGGACCCCGCTGAGCCGCCGACGCCGGCTGCACCTGTTCCCGCGGTGCCGGCGCCCGCCGCACCCGCGCCCCCGGTGCCGTCCGCGTCGGCCGTGCCGCCGGTGCCCGCGGTGCCCGTGGTGCTGCCGGCGCCGCAGGAGCCCGTCGCACCCGCGCAGCAGCCCCGCGCGGAGCCCGAGGCTCCGCGCGGGGCCGCCGCGGCGGAGGAGGCGATCGAATCGCCGGTGCTGCGGGAGTCGACGCCCGCTCACGGCATTCCGGAGCAGGTGGAGCAGCCGAGGGTCGCGCATGCCCCGGCGGAGCAAGCCGTTGCGGAATCCCCGGTCGACGAACCGGTCGCCGGCGAGCCGGAGCAGCTCGACGCGGCGGAGGCCGACCCGGTCACCATCGAGCCCGCCGCGGTGAACGAGCCCATGGGGCCGGCCACCGAGCAGATGTCGCTCGCCCTCGACGAGCTCGGCTTCACGGGTGACGACAACCCGCTCGCCGATCTCGGATTCGATGAGCCTGCGGAGGGCGCAGCACCGGCGCACGACCCGAGCCCCGAGCCTGCGTCGCAGGAGCGCCGCGGCGCGGATCACGCGGTGAGCCCGCTCTTCGCCGACGGGCCGGTCGCCGCAGGCGACGCCTCGATCGACCCCGCCTCGACCGACCCCGCCTCGAACGACCCCGCCTCGACCGGGCACGACCCGCGCGTGCCGGAGTCGGCCGCGCCCGGAGAGACCGAGTCGATCCCCGCACCGGTCTCGGCACCGGTCTCGGCATCCGCGCCGACCGCGTCGGCAGCGCCCGAGCCCGAACCGGCGCCGGAGCCCGCGGCCGACGCCGAACCGGATGCCGGGCCACAACCCGGCCCGGCATCGGCACCGGCTCACGCCCCGACGCCCGATCCCGCAAGCGATCCCGAGGCCGAGCCGGAGCGGGCCGAACCGGCACCTCCGATCACGGGGGAGCTCGACTGGGAGCAGCTCATGTGGCAGGCCACGCAGGAGGTCGACGAAGCGGAGAACGCCGCGAGCCCGAAGACCGACCCGGGTGCCGGCGACGCCCCGGATGCGACGCCGGGAACGCTCCCCGGGAACGCGCGCTGATCGTGGCGCGCAAGCGAGGCGGCGGGTTCAAGCCCCCCGCCAACTACGACCCCCACCGCAAGCCGAAGCGCGCCGGGAGCGCCGAGCCGCGCCGCGGGCGACCGGCGGCGCCCACGGAGGATCGCGTCGAGCCGTCGCAGCGGGCTGCGCCGGGGCGGCAGTCAGCCCGAACAGCGGGGCGCGCATCGGGAACGGACGCGACGGCATCGCGATCCGCCGCGAACCGGCGCGAGACCCCCCGCGCCGCCGCGCCGCCGCAGCGACTCGAAGCCCGGCGCACGACCGCCGCGGATGCGGCCGGGCTCGCATTCGGCGACCTCGGGCTCGGGGGCAACCTCATCCGGGTGCTCGGCGAGCTCGGGGCCGAGAAGCCGTTCCCGATCCAGGCGGCGACGATCCCCGACGCGGTCGCCGGCCGCGACGTGCTCGGGCGCGCGCGCACCGGATCCGGCAAGACGATCGCCTTCGGCGCGGCGCTCGTCGAGCGTCTGCTGCGGTTGAAGGGGCAGGGCGCGTTCGCGTCGGACCCGAAGCCCGCCCAGGCGCGGAAGCAGCGGGGCGTGCGCGAGACGCGGGGCGCGACCCGCAAGCCGAAGGCGCTGATCCTCGCACCGACCCGCGAGCTCGCGCTGCAGATCGACCGAACCGTGCAGCCCCTCGCCCGGTCGGTCGGCTTCTACACGGCGCAGCTCGTCGGCGGAGTGCCCGTCGACCCGCAGATCCACGCCCTCGAGCGCGGCGCCGACATCATCATCGGCACCCCGGGGCGGGTCGAAGACCTCGTCGCGCGTCGACGTCTCGACCTGCGCGAGGTGCTCGTCTCCGTCATCGACGAGGCCGACCACATGTGCGACCTCGGGTTCCTCGAACCCGTGCAGCGCGTGCTGCGGCACACGGTGCGCGGCGGCCAGCGGCTGCTGTTCTCCGCGACGCTCGACGCGTCGGTGTCGGCGCTCATCGGGGAGTTCCTCTCCGACCCGGCGGTGCACGAGGCCGAGGAGGCCGCGGCGATGCCGGTCGATCACCGCGTGCTCGTCGTGCAGCGCGCGCAGAAGAACGAGGTGCTCGTCGAACTCGCCGCGGGCGGAGGGCGCACGATCGTGTTCTGCCGCACCCGCGCATCCGCCGAGCAGGTCGCCGAGATGCTCGGCGCCGCCGGCATCACGGTGACCGCGCTCCACGGCAACCTCAGCCAGGCGCGGAGAGAGCTCAACCTCGCGAAGTTCACCTCGGGCCGGGCGAGCGTGCTCGTCGCCACCGACGTCGCGGCGCGCGGCCTCCACATCGACGGCGTCGACCTCGTCGTGCAGGCCGATGCGCCGGAGGACGCGAAGGGGTACCTGCACCGCACCGGCCGCACCGGTCGCGCGGGGGAGGCGGGGAGCGCCGTGCTCGTGATCCCGCCCTCGCGCGAACCGCGCACGCGCCAGCTGCTCGAGGAGGCGGGCGTCAGCGCTTCGTTCTTCGGCCCGGCCGCGCCGGTCTCCGCCGGTGCAGCGACCCGCGGTTGACGAACCCGCCAGCGCGAGGCGCCTCGATTTAGAGGAAGCTCACAACGCGCACCCGTGACCACCGGGCGCCGATTTGTGGCTGCACGGCCCATCGCTTGGCAGTGTCGGCGCGCGTCTCTAGGCTGACAGCAATTCGGGGCCCGGCAGGCCCGGGCCGCCCCGCTCGTCACCTTCGAAGGAGTTCCGATGGCCGACCTCAGCGCATCGTCCCACCCCCGAATCGATCCCGCCGTCGTGAGCGACGCGCTGCTCGGCAAGTGGAAGACCGAGCGGCTCGAGTCACGGAGGCTCGCGGCCGACCCGCGGCTCCACACCATCCCCGGGCAGTCGATGAGCGACCACCGCGAGCGCGCCCTCGAACAGCTGAGCATCCTCGTCGAAGCGGGCGCGATCCAGCGCGCGTTCCCCGCAGCAGCCGGCGGGAGCGATAACCACGGCGGCAACATCGCCGCCTTCCAGGAACTGGTGCTCGCCGACCCCTCGCTGCAGATCAAGAGCGGAGTGCAGTGGGGCCTGTTCGGCGCCGCGATCCTGCACCTCGGCACCGCGAAGCACCACGAGCGCTGGCTGCCCGACGTCATCAGCCTGCAGACGCCGGGCGCGTTCGCGATGACCGAGATCGGGCACGGATCGGACGTCGCATCGATCGGCACCACGGCCACCTACGATCCGGAGACCGAGGAGTTCGAGATCCACACGCCGTTCGCCGGCGCGTGGAAGGACTACCTCGGCAACGCCGCCCTGCACGGGCGCGCCGCCGTGGTGTTCGCGCAGCTCATCACCCGCGGGGTGAACCACGGCGTGCACGCCTTCTACGTGCCGATCCGCACCCCCGAGGGGGAGATGCTGCCCGGCGTCGGCAGTGAGGACGACGGCGTGAAGGGCGGTCTCAACGGGATCGACAACGGGCGCCTGCACTTCACGCGGGTGCGCGTACCGCGCGAGAACCTGCTCAACCGGTACGGCGACGTCGCGGCCGACGGCACCTACTCCTCGGAGATCGACAGCCCCGGCCGACGCTTCTTCACGATGATCGGCACGCTCGTGCAGGGCCGCGTCTCGCTCGACGGATCGGCGGTGCGCGCCATGCAGGCGGCCCTCGGCATCGCGATCCGGTACGGCAGCGAGCGCCGCCAGTTCCCCGGCGCATCCGGGCGTGAGACCGTGCTGCTCGACTACGGCCTGCATCAGCGACGCCTCATCCCGCGCCTCGCGCAGACCTACGCCATGCAGTTCGCCGACGAGCGCCTGCTCACCGTCTTCGACGAGGTGTTCTCGGGGGCGAAGGACACCGACGAGAACCGCGAAGACCTCGAAACGCTCGCAGCGGCGTTCAAGCCGCTATCGACCTGGGCCGCGCTCGACACCCTGCAGGAGGCCCGCGAGGCCTGCGGCGGCGCCGGGTTCATCGCGAAGAACCGCATCGTCGGCCTGCGCGCCGACCTCGACATCTACGTGACCTTCGAGGGCGACAACAACGTGCTGCTGCAACTCGTCGGCAAGCGCCTCCTCAGCGACTACGCCGCGCAGTTCAAGAACGCCGATCGCGCAGCGCTCGCACGCGCCGCCGCCAGCCAGATCGGCAACCGCGTCAGCCGCTTCGGCCTGCGCGTCGTCGGGCAGAGCATCGCCGACTTCGGGCAGGTCGCCCGCTCGATCGAGAGCATGCGCTCGCCGCAGGCGCAGCGGCAGCTGCTCGCGGATCGCGTGCAGACCATGATCGGCGAGATCGCGCTCGCGCTGCGCGACGCGACGAAGGGCATCCCGAAAGACGATCGGCGTGCCCGCGCGATCGCGAACGAGAACGCGTTCAACGCGCAGCAGTACAAGCTCATCGAGGCGGCTCGCGCGCACGGAGAGCTGCTGCAGTGGGAGGCGTTCACCGACGCGCTCGAGAAGATCACTGACGCCGGGTCGCGGCAGGTGCTCACCTGGATGCGAGACCTCTTCGGGCTCGGGATCATCGAGCGCAACGCCGCCTGGTACCTCACCGCCGGGCGGATCTCCCCGCACCGGGCCGAATCGGTGACGGCCTACGTCGACCGCCTCATCTCGCGACTGCGCCCGCACGCACTCGATCTGATCGAGCCGTTCGGGCTCACCCCCGAACTGCTGCGCGCCGAGATCGCGACCGGCATCGAGGCGGAGCGGCAGCAGGAGGCGCACGACTACGTGGAGGCGCAGCGCGCCGCCGGCACCTGGCCCGTGCACGAGAAGGAGCTGCGCCGGCGCCAGCAGGAGGCCGAGCGCCGCGCGGCGGGCCAGGCGAAGGTGAGCTGAGCCCGTGCCGCCCGCCGCTCGTTAGGGTGGAGGCATGAGCGAAGCGCTGCGAGACCTGTACCCCGCCATCGAGCCCTACGCGGAGGGCATGCTCGACGTCGGCGACGGCCACTCCGTCTACTGGGAGGCGTGCGGTAATCCTGACGGGAAGCCCGTCGTGTTCCTCCACGGCGGCCCCGGCGGCGGCTGCGCGCCCGATCATCGGCGCTTCTTCGATCCCGAGCGCTACCGCATCGTGCTGTTCGACCAGCGCGGCTGCGGGCGCAGCGTGCCGCACGCGAGCGCGCCCGACGCCGATCTCTCGACGAACACCACCTGGCATCTGGTCGCCGACATCGAGTGGCTGCGCGAGTCGCTCGGCATCGAACGCTGGCAGGTCTTCGGCGGATCATGGGGCTCGACCCTCGCGCTTGCATACGCCCAGACCCACCCGCAGCGGGTGACGGAGCTCGTGCTGCGCGGCATCTTCACGCTGCGCGCCGCCGAGATCCGCTGGTTCTACCAGGAGGGGGCGTCGCACCTCTTCCCCGACATGTGGGAGGAGTACCTCGCGGTCATTCCCGAGGCGGAGCGCGACGACCTCGTCGCCGCCTACCACCGCCGCCTCTTCGACGCCGATCCGGCGGTGCACGTGCCCGCCGGGGTGGCATGGACCGTCTGGGAGAACTCGACGATCAGACTCCTCCCCGACCTCGAGGGCATCGCGGAGGCGCGGGCGGACACGGTGAGCGCCGTCGCATTCGCGCGCATCGAGAACCACTACTTCTCGAACGCGGGGTGGCTCGAGGAGGGTCAGTTGATCCGCGATGCAGCCGAGAAGCTCGCCGGCATCCCCGGCGTCATCGTGCAGGGACGCTACGACGCGTGCACGCCGCCCGAGACGGCGTGGGATCTGCACCGCGCCTGGCCCGAAGCGCACTTCGAGATGATTCCCGACGCGGGGCACGCGGCGAGCGAGCCCGGCATCGTCGACGCGCTCGTGCGCGCCACCGATCGCTTCGCCGCGTGAGCGCTCAGATGCCGCTCGACCTGCAGGAGATCCTCGACGATGTGCACGAGGCCGTGCGCCCGCTCATCGGCTCGGGCAGCGTCGCCGACTACATTCCGCGCCTCGCGGCGGTGAACCCCGACCACTTCGGCATCTCCGTCATGATGACCGACGGCACCCAGCGCTCGTCGGGCGATGCCGATGTCGAATTCTCCATCCAGAGCATTTCGAAGGTCTTCTCCCTGGCGCTCGTGATCGCGGGCGACGGCGACGAGATCTGGCAGCGCGTGGATCGCGAGCCCTCGGGCGCGGCGTTCAACTCGCTGGCGCAGCTCGAGTACAAGCGCGGCATTCCCCGCAACCCGTTCATGAATGCCGGCGCGCTCGTCGTCGCCGACCACCTGCTGTCGCTCACGCCCGACGCCGACGACCCGGTGCTCGACTTCGTGCGCACCGAATCGGGCAACCCCGACATCTCGATCGACGCGCTCACCGCGGCATCCGAGCTCGCGCACGCCGACCGCAACTCGTCGATCGCGCACCTGCTGCGGAGCTTCGGCAACCTCATCAACGACGTGGACGCGGTGCTCGACCGGTACGTGCGCCAGTGCTCCATCGCGATGAGCTGCGCCGACCTCGCCGCCGCGGGCGCCTTTCTCGCTCGACGCGGTGAGAGCGCCGACGGCAGGCTGCTGCTCAGCGGCAACCAGACGAAGCGGATGAACGCCGTCATGCTGACCTCGGGCTTCTACGACGCGGCGGGCGAGTTTGCGTACCGCGTCGGCCTGCCCGGCAAATCTGGCGTGGGCGGCGGCATTCTCGCGGTCGTGCCCGACGTGTGCTCGATCTGCGTGTGGGGCCCGGGGCTCGACTCGTCGGGCAACTCGCTGATCGGCATGGCCGCGCTCGACGAGCTCACGTCGCGCACCGGCTGGTCGATCTTCTAGGCCGCCGCTCGGAGGGGCGCGCCGCGGCGGCCGGCCGTGCGAGCGGCGGTCGGTCGTGCGAGCGGCGGTCGTGCGAGCGGGGTCACTTCGGGAGCGTGTTGCACGGGTGCGGGCCCGCAACACCCTCCCGAAGTGACCCCGCTCGCGGAGGCGGCTGCGCTCCGCGCCGCTCCGCACCGGCGCCGGTCGGTCGCGCCGCCCTTCACGCATCCGATGCGGCGGCGGGGCCGCATCTCAGATGCGGCCCCGCTGCGCAAGGTGCCCGCGAACGTACCGATGCTTCACTATCATCGGCAGCACACCGCCGTCGGAACATCCGCGTGATTCCGACGCGCACCGACATCCCCGAGTACCCACAGGAGCAGCCGTGACGTTCAACGACAACGTGCGCATCGACAACAGCAAGGTGCGCAAGCGCCGGGGCGCACGAACCGGCGGGATGGTCGCGGGCGGCGGCATCGGCATCGCACTGCTGCTCGCGCTCGGCTCGCAGCTGCTCGGCTTCGACCTGACCCCGTTCGCCCCCGCGGTGCAGCAGGCGGTGGGCGGCGGCACGACGTCGGAGCAGTCGGAGGTGGTGCTCGACGCATGCAAGAGCGGGGCTGATGCGAACACCGACGACGAGTGCCGCATGAACGCGACCGCCGATTCGCTCGATCGCTTCTGGGCGGGCGAGGTCGGCAACTACCGCTCGCCCGGCCCCGTGATCCTGTTCGACGGTCAGACGCAGTCGGGCTGCGGCGCGGCATCGGCCGCGACCGGCCCGTTCTACTGCCCGGCCGACGAGACCATCTACATCGACGTCGCGTTCTTCGACACCCTCTCGGGGGAGTACGGCGCGTCAGACGGCTCGCTCGCCCAGATGTACGTGCTGGCGCACGAGTGGGGCCACCACATCTCGAACCTCATCGGCTCGCTGCAGAGCACGGGTCGCGAGACGGGCCCCGCTTCGGGGTCCGTACGCCTCGAACTGCAGGCGGATTGCTTCGCGGGCGCGTGGGTGCAGGCCGCGTCGACGACCACCGACGACCAGGGCGTGACGTTCTTGAAGCCGGTCACCCAGCAGCAGATCGACGATGCGATGAGTGCAGCCGCTGCGGTCGGCGACGATCACATCATGGAGTCGGCGGGCGTCGACGTGAACCCCGAGCGGTTCACGCACGGCAGCTCGGAGCAGCGGCAGCGGTGGTTCATGACGGGCTACGAGGAGGGGCCCACGGCCTGCGGCACGTTCGACGTGAGCGCCGCAGACCTGTAGGGCGACGCGGATCAGCGGCGCTTCCGCCGCTTCGCCTGCCGGGCCTCCGCCTTCTTGCGCTCCGCCTTCTCCTTGGCCGCCTGGAGCTGCGCGCCGCGCGAGTTCGGCTTCAGCTTCGGGGCCTGCTTCTTCGGCTGCGCCTGCACTCGGGGCGCGGGCGCAGTGCGCTTCGTCTCCTCCTGCGCGGATTCGCGGGAGCTGTTGGCGGTGCGCCCGCGCAGGATGCCGGCGAGGTGCTGCACCGTCGCGTCGTCGCGCTCCGCGTTCCAGACCGCCCAGACGACGGGGCCGTCGAGGGGCTGCTCGCCCGCCTCGGGGCGGATGGGCAGCACGGTGTGCTCGCGCTTGTCGATGAGGTGCCGTGCGAGCGGCACCGGCAGGAGTACGGCCCCGGCGCCCGTCGCGACGAGCGCGAGCGCGGCTCGAGGCCCCTTCGGCATCCACTCCGGGTCGTCCCACGAGCGCGCGGCGGGCCAGCCCGCGTCGTGATCGGGGTGGTCGAGCAGCTCGACGAAGGCGATCTCGGCCAGGCTCACGGACTCCTGCTGCGCGAGTTCGTGGTCGGCGGGCACGACGAGCGCCATCGATTCGGCGTACAGCCGGATCGCGCGGCGGGTGCTCTCCGGGCCGTCGGAGCCGCTCGGGCGGGCATCGGGGGCGGTGCGCTCGATGAGCACGTCGCAGCCGGCGGCGGCGGCGGCCGTCTCCCGATTCCGCGCGTCGAGCGCCGTGCCGAAGGCGACCTCCAGCGGCACGAGTTCGAGCTTGCGCCCGGGGGTCGCGGCCTTCCAGCGGCGGGCCCACTTGCTGGGGGCGATGCCGCGGGCGAACCCGAGGCGGATCGGCGCGGGCGCCGATCCCGCATCGTTCGGCGCACCGGGGTCGTGTGCGGTCGTCGTGTCGCTCACAGCGCCACCTCTCCGTAGATGTCATGGGTGTAGGGGAGCCGAGCCGCCGACAGCGCGATGCGGTAATCGCCCGAGAGGGCAGCGCGACGCGCAGCGGGTGCGCTCGCCGCCGCAGCGGTGCCCGCCCGGGCGGTGCCCGCCCGGGCGGTGCCCGTCGGGCGGATCGGCGTGCCCTCGTCGAGGTAGTGCGGCAGCGCGAGCGCGGCGTGGCCCTGCGGGGGCTTGCCGCTGGCGGGCACGACCCGCCACCACGGCGACGCGTGCCCGTAGAGTGCGAGCACGCGGCCGACGGCGCGCGGAGCGGACGAGCCGATCGCGATCCCGACGTCGCCGTACGTCATGACGCGCCCCGGCGGAATGCGCACGACGACGTCGAGCACCGCTTCGACGAATTCGGCGCTGGGCATGTGATCAGCCTACGCGCTCGGGCGCGATGCCACCGCGTCGTCCGGTCGTGCCGCCGTCGCTCCGGGCTACGCCACCGAGACCCCGAGCAGCGACCCGATCGTGTAGGTCACCGCGACGGCGATGCCGCCGAACAGCAGCTGCCGCGCGGCGCCCATCAGCCAGTTGCGCTTCGTGAACCGTGCGGCGAGACCTCCCGCGATCAGCAGCCCGCCGGCGCCGAACGCGAGCCCGAAGCCGAGGGTGCCGAAGCCGAAGATGAAGGGGAGGATCGGGATCAGCGCGCCGATGCCGAAAGCCGCGAGTGATGAGAACGCGGCGACCCATGGAGACGGCCGCTCCTCGGGGCTGACGCCGAGCTCGGAGAGCAGGTGCACCCGCACGGCCTGATCGGCGTTCGCGTGCACCTGCTCGGCGGCGGTCTCGGCGATGCGCGGCTCGACGCCCAGGTTCTCGAGGAGGGCGGTGAGCTCCGCCATCTCGCCCTCGGGGTTGCGCAGGTGCGCCTCCCGCTCGATGCGCACTTCGGCGTCGAGCTGCTCGTTGGCCGTGCGCACCGAGGTGTACTCGCCGAGGGCCATCGAGATGGCGCCCGCGATGAGTCCCGAGATGCCGGTGATGGCGACGATGCCGGGCGCCGCGCCCGCTGCGGCGATGCCCGCGATGAGGCCGAGATTCGAGACGAGGCCGTCCATCGCGCCGAAGACGCTGGCGCGCAGCCAGCCGGCGCTGACGTCGGCGTGACGGTGGTCGTAGTCGTGCGGCTTCGCGATGTTGTACTCGCTCATGTGTGCTCCAGTCGTGCGGTGCGCGGCGGCGCACGAGCAGCAACCGTAGCAACGTTCGCGTGATCGTGAGAAGCCCGGATCAGACCTCGAAACGGGGTGTGTCGCGAGTTCGGCGCGGCGAACTCTGCGCGGGGGCGCCTGCGCGCTCTAGGCTGGTGGGGGCCGGGCGATCCGGCATCGAGCAGCGTGGAGCAGGGTGGAGGCCGACATGACCGAGGCGAGCGGGCGCGTCGTCGCGACGGAGCGCGGCCGGGACCTGGTGCTGGTGCGCTCTCTGGCGCTCAGCGATGCGGAGGCGTGGGCGTACCTCACCGAATCGGAGCTCACCGAGCAGTGGTTCGGCCCGTGGGAGGGCGATCACCGGGTGGGCGGCGCAGTGCGCGTGCGCATGCGCTTCGAGGAGCACGAGCCCGCGGTCACGATGAAGATTCTGGCGTGTGAGCCGCCGCGCGCGCTCGCGCTGCTGTCGGACGAGGAGATCGGATCGTGGCGACTCGAGCTGCACCTCGAGCCCGACGGCGACGACTCCCTGCTCACCTTCGTGCATCACCTCGCACCCGACGACGCCGTGGGGGAGATCGGGCCCGGCTGGGAGTACTACCTCGACCTGCTCGTCGCGGCGACCGAGGGCACCGAGCGCCCCGGCTTCGACCAGTACTACCCGGCACTGCGCGAGGCGTATCTGGCGATGTGACCGCGCGCGGGCGGTAGATTACTCGGTATGAGTGCGGACCCGGCTGTCGAGAGCTTCTGGAACGAACGACGCCGCGCAGACCCCGCACTGCCGGAGGCGCTGCCCGAGGTGTGGGCGTTCGGGGCGACCCCGGCGCACGCCGACGCGCTGCTCGATCTCGTGCTGGCGGGCATCAAGACGGGCACTGCCTCATCGCTCTGGGACTACGAGGCGAGCGGCGATCCGGTGCCCGCCGTCGGCGACCTGAGCGTCATCATCGACGGATCGGGCGCCCCGCGGGCAGTGCTCGAGACGACGCGGATCGACATCGTCCCGTTCCGCGACGTCACCGCCGAGCACGCGCACTCCGAGGGCGAGGGGGATCGCACCCTCGCGGACTGGCGCGAGACGCACGAGCGCTACTGGCGTCGCTACTCGGAGAACGAGCGCGGCTTTGCTCCCGACATGCCGGTGATCTGCGAGCGCTTCATGCTGCGGTACCCGAGCGCGTGAGCGTGCGAGCGTGCCGCTCAGCCGTGCGAGACTACTCAGTACTCAGCGACGCTCGCCTCGGGCGCAGCGGCACCTCACCGAAAGGCGCACATGCAACGCGATGCGTATGAGACCCTCGTCCGCGCCGAGCGCGCCGGTCTGGAGCGCCGCCTCTGCGGGCTGACCGAGGAGCAGTGGCAGGCGACGTCGCTCTGCGACGGCTGGACGGTGGAGGAGGTCGTCGCGCACCTCACGGCGGCGGCGAGCACCGGCACCGCCGCGTGGCTGCTCAGCATCGTGCGCTCCGGGTTCGACGCCGCGAAGCACAACGACCGCATGATCGAGCGCTACCGCGGGGCTGATGCGACCGG carries:
- a CDS encoding acyl-CoA dehydrogenase, whose translation is MADLSASSHPRIDPAVVSDALLGKWKTERLESRRLAADPRLHTIPGQSMSDHRERALEQLSILVEAGAIQRAFPAAAGGSDNHGGNIAAFQELVLADPSLQIKSGVQWGLFGAAILHLGTAKHHERWLPDVISLQTPGAFAMTEIGHGSDVASIGTTATYDPETEEFEIHTPFAGAWKDYLGNAALHGRAAVVFAQLITRGVNHGVHAFYVPIRTPEGEMLPGVGSEDDGVKGGLNGIDNGRLHFTRVRVPRENLLNRYGDVAADGTYSSEIDSPGRRFFTMIGTLVQGRVSLDGSAVRAMQAALGIAIRYGSERRQFPGASGRETVLLDYGLHQRRLIPRLAQTYAMQFADERLLTVFDEVFSGAKDTDENREDLETLAAAFKPLSTWAALDTLQEAREACGGAGFIAKNRIVGLRADLDIYVTFEGDNNVLLQLVGKRLLSDYAAQFKNADRAALARAAASQIGNRVSRFGLRVVGQSIADFGQVARSIESMRSPQAQRQLLADRVQTMIGEIALALRDATKGIPKDDRRARAIANENAFNAQQYKLIEAARAHGELLQWEAFTDALEKITDAGSRQVLTWMRDLFGLGIIERNAAWYLTAGRISPHRAESVTAYVDRLISRLRPHALDLIEPFGLTPELLRAEIATGIEAERQQEAHDYVEAQRAAGTWPVHEKELRRRQQEAERRAAGQAKVS
- the pip gene encoding prolyl aminopeptidase, whose protein sequence is MSEALRDLYPAIEPYAEGMLDVGDGHSVYWEACGNPDGKPVVFLHGGPGGGCAPDHRRFFDPERYRIVLFDQRGCGRSVPHASAPDADLSTNTTWHLVADIEWLRESLGIERWQVFGGSWGSTLALAYAQTHPQRVTELVLRGIFTLRAAEIRWFYQEGASHLFPDMWEEYLAVIPEAERDDLVAAYHRRLFDADPAVHVPAGVAWTVWENSTIRLLPDLEGIAEARADTVSAVAFARIENHYFSNAGWLEEGQLIRDAAEKLAGIPGVIVQGRYDACTPPETAWDLHRAWPEAHFEMIPDAGHAASEPGIVDALVRATDRFAA
- a CDS encoding glutaminase; its protein translation is MPLDLQEILDDVHEAVRPLIGSGSVADYIPRLAAVNPDHFGISVMMTDGTQRSSGDADVEFSIQSISKVFSLALVIAGDGDEIWQRVDREPSGAAFNSLAQLEYKRGIPRNPFMNAGALVVADHLLSLTPDADDPVLDFVRTESGNPDISIDALTAASELAHADRNSSIAHLLRSFGNLINDVDAVLDRYVRQCSIAMSCADLAAAGAFLARRGESADGRLLLSGNQTKRMNAVMLTSGFYDAAGEFAYRVGLPGKSGVGGGILAVVPDVCSICVWGPGLDSSGNSLIGMAALDELTSRTGWSIF
- the ypfJ gene encoding KPN_02809 family neutral zinc metallopeptidase → MTFNDNVRIDNSKVRKRRGARTGGMVAGGGIGIALLLALGSQLLGFDLTPFAPAVQQAVGGGTTSEQSEVVLDACKSGADANTDDECRMNATADSLDRFWAGEVGNYRSPGPVILFDGQTQSGCGAASAATGPFYCPADETIYIDVAFFDTLSGEYGASDGSLAQMYVLAHEWGHHISNLIGSLQSTGRETGPASGSVRLELQADCFAGAWVQAASTTTDDQGVTFLKPVTQQQIDDAMSAAAAVGDDHIMESAGVDVNPERFTHGSSEQRQRWFMTGYEEGPTACGTFDVSAADL
- a CDS encoding LysR substrate-binding domain-containing protein, which codes for MSDTTTAHDPGAPNDAGSAPAPIRLGFARGIAPSKWARRWKAATPGRKLELVPLEVAFGTALDARNRETAAAAAGCDVLIERTAPDARPSGSDGPESTRRAIRLYAESMALVVPADHELAQQESVSLAEIAFVELLDHPDHDAGWPAARSWDDPEWMPKGPRAALALVATGAGAVLLPVPLARHLIDKREHTVLPIRPEAGEQPLDGPVVWAVWNAERDDATVQHLAGILRGRTANSSRESAQEETKRTAPAPRVQAQPKKQAPKLKPNSRGAQLQAAKEKAERKKAEARQAKRRKRR
- a CDS encoding MGMT family protein, with translation MPSAEFVEAVLDVVVRIPPGRVMTYGDVGIAIGSSAPRAVGRVLALYGHASPWWRVVPASGKPPQGHAALALPHYLDEGTPIRPTGTARAGTARAGTAAAASAPAARRAALSGDYRIALSAARLPYTHDIYGEVAL